TTTACTTATACCAATTATGTAGCTTTTTGTGTGCAAACACTAACAAAAGCATTTTGAGTCATCAGATTGTGCCAAGCTTCTACATCATCTTCGGGTCCAAAGacaaggaaagagagaaagcCATTGAAGACTCAAGCCAATTGCTTAAGGTGTTTGAAGAAGGTATTGAAAAGGATTTTCCAGGGCAGTCCCCATTCTTCAATGGTGAGATCCTAGGGTATCTTGGTGTCGTTATTGGCTCACTTGCATGCAACTACCAAGCTGTTGATGAGGCCATTGGTGTGGTACTCATATcaaaaaagaaccaaaagtTTCTCTCATGGGTCAATGCTTTGAAGAACTACCCTCTGTTGGAGGAGAAACTACAACCTCATGACAAATTGAAGCTGAAAGAAAGGGTTACCATGCATTAAGCTCTGATTGAAGATGGTTGCACCTTTTAATTGTTTGGAATAAATCCTGGTCTCTTagccaaataaaaattttaagtgtaaGCAGAACTATGATGCTACTGTATGGTTTCTACAAAGGGTTGCCTATGTGTTTTGTTTCTACTGTTTAGTTCTTAAAACTAGAGTTGGCTAAAATGTAAACTAGAGCAAATGAAAAAAGTTGGCTAAAATTACACTCTAAATTTGTGGTCGCTTCTAAATCCACAGAGTTTGATGCATGTTTAATTGGAAGAAAACAAGCTAGCTGACCAATATGATGTTGTAGTATGTGTGTTTCAAACACTTAACCTTTACTTTGTGTCCCACATTGCTTAGGAATAAATCttgttataattttataagCCTTTGCATATCTTAGGTGATAAGTTGGAATACAATGAGCTAGGTGTTGGCTTGGGCATGCGGCTCGTTGGGAGTCGTTTCTCTACTCTGGTTTTTTTAGATCCAATTTTTTGGCCTTAAAGAAAGGCAAATAAGGTTGTTCTTGGTTCTTCTCAAATCAACCTAAGGACAATGCATTTTGCTTGATTCTATAGTTTGTGAGGTCTTTCTAactctatctatttattttgtcattgctaattttttagggtttatattgttgaatcaaaacttatttatttagcCATATTTTCCAACATATGATAGGTGATATCTAATAAGGAAAGTTAACTAAttgtaagtttaaattaaagaaaacaacCTAGGTGACCATTGGATTCAGATCTTCTAGATTTTCTAGAGTACTCTACCAATAAATTTCCTTAAATCCCAACCactcttttataatttaaggGTCTAAATTCTGCCATGTAAGCATTTcactaacaataaataataaaataatgttgcaaacaaaacaattaagattacCATTAGTAGAATGCTGATATGGCAAAATCTAAACCATTAAATATTAAAGAATtgttaagatttaaaaaaaccTATTTGGTAGAGTATCTAAGGAAATCTAGTGAATCTGAACCCGTGACGATTATATTGGTGATAGTTAATAAGGAAAGTTAACTAGTTGTTAGAAAAATTCTCATCAGAACACTAGAAGATTGAAGATGAGACATGGAACAGAGGAAGTGTTCAAGCAAACCCATGTATATTGTCAAAATATGTTGGGCATCTACTTGGGTCCTTTCTTTTAAGTCAAGTATAAGCCAGGTGCAAGGCCACCCCAGGACATTGCAGTTTGAGTTTAATCATGGATAACCTCGGATTGTTAGCCCAGTTAAAGTGGAGgcccagatttttttttttttttttaaatttggttttGGTGAGTGGAATTCCCTCTATCATTGTCCTACACAAACTGGATAATTATATATAGGAAGAGATCACAGTCCGATCGGTTGGATAAGGACTTAGTTTGAGTACATTAGACCAGTTGGGTTAATGTGATATGTGGCCAAAAATAAACATGTGTCACCATTGTGATGGGTCTAATGCAACTGCACACTTAACTCAAGCTTTGCCCATTAAATAATAGATTAAAATCTAAGATCTTATGGattacctaaacctaaaaacTATTTGATCAATCCTTTAAGGATGCGGGCCAAAAGTGTTTGTTATGAAACATGTAAGTCATTGTACATGTAACATAGTTCTTACGCTCTTTCTTAATTTCTTGTCGCCCAAGAAGACAAAGGCTGCTATCATGCTAGGCCAATTTTCATATCCCATATTTTACCATTAAAATCTTGAACTATGTACAAATTCTTTGACTTCTTCTCCAAGATTTTGATCAAGAAACATCTAGGCCCACTCTaatgaaatttcaaatcttttcaTTATCACCATTGACTAAAGAGTTCTCTAACCCACCAAACACCACAATACAATGCAAAATATCTCAGAAAAGGAACTCTATAAATCAATGCCTCAAACAGCCATACATGCAATTcttgaaatatgaaattttcaaccacaaaaaagaaaatggttacttaaaaaattttgaagaaagatttattaaagaatataaattttggaCAAGTTTGTAGGACCAAAAAAATGCcctccaaaatttaaaaaaaaaattcaattataaaaatgaataatgcaaacaaaaaatatatatataaggacgaataaaaagaaaaaatatactaaataaATCCCACACTCACATCACGAGCAAAAGATGTGGGGTTGTTTATGGCAGCCTAAGATTACAGTccacaccaaaaagaaaaaagagatacaCGGACAGAGCATTTGCaagcagaaaaaagaaaagaaaagaagagagcgaaaaaagaaaagaaaaggagagagcaaGTGAAGAGGAGCACACAGCAATTGGTTTATATATGAGATTTTATCAGTCCCTTTCTTCTCTAAATTTCTCTCTATCCCTCTTCCTTAAAactgaatttttgtttggtaaaacaaatagagtgaagtttcatgAGAAGTTCTTAACTCCATATATGAAACTTGAAGTTCtacaaatcaaacataaaataaagtctttGACGTTACCACTTTGAATCAAATTTATGGAATCCTTGATTCTACCATTATATGGAGTCCTTGACTTTACCAATTTAAAATTGGAGTCTTCGACTCTCCTCCATTTAAACAAGTTGATGGAATCTTTGGTTCCATCATTATACTTAGTAATTCCACCAATTAAACAATTTGGAATTATTGATTCTcccaatttaaaataatacacttaatggagtccttgacacctaaaattattttaaataaagtgggGTTTTTAATTCCTTCAAAATCCAATATGACTAATTCTTAAGATTCCTAATTCCTTAAACAAAATTGGAGTTTCcaattcacaaaataaaatgaccatAAAATTGATGTGAGGAAATTTTTCGATTCCaaatttctaaaacatgttcataaaaataaaattgctttaaaggagttttctttcccttaattaaatttggaaacttcaatcaaaatatcattgCTTGTCAAAATTCCTACAAAGAAGCAAATGAAAGAAAGGGAAATTTACTTGGACATTCAATTTCTCGAAAAGAGAATCCTTGGTTCAAAATCCATAAAAACATGGGTCCTTGATTTATCTTtgagattaaaataaattatctcacccaaaacaaaattaagtcaATACTTAATTAAATACCAAGTTTTTGACTTAAATGTCCATCATTTATATAGGACAAAATCATATTTGAGGattttaaatctaaaacctCAATTTAAGAACTACGAATTAGCTTGATCCCCACCACCAGGGGTACATAGGCaacctaaataaattatttggtGCAACTACAAATGAATAAAAACACATATCCCtccaaacataaaaataaataaacttatgtACAAAAGCAATGTGGTTGGAATCAAAGGATCTTCCCTTGAAACAAAAGATTGTAACTAAGAGATACATTATCTTAAATGGACACAACTTTATGGAACTACGAAGCTTTTCATGAGGTTGTTGCTGTGGTTTTCAGCCCCAAAAAGAACCCAGCAATTATGGCTTGGTTGAAAGCTCTAAAAAACCATCCATTGATGAAGGAAATGCTCCCACCTAATGACAAGTTGGTTGCTAAGACGAGAGGAAAGTATTGGGGCCAATCTCCTTGAGGTTGATGCTTTGGCTAAAGGAAATCCAATCATATACTAGCTACTTAAATAAAAGCAAGGGCAGCTGTACGTTATCttcaggggttcaaatgaacctcCTGActtggaaattaaaaaatattatatatatataaaatatttttttattagtttgatttacatttaaaagtatttttcacCTTCGATCATAGCTTAATCCAAAATTAAGTAACAATACAAATCAGCCaatctcaaaacccaaaacaatacAAAATGCTCTCgttttctctctttgatttgatttctaATCTCATTCACATGAATCTcatctcatctttttttttttttttaactatctAAATCAGTAtctctctttattataaatttatattatatatgtgtgtaatatTGATTGTATgggtcatttatttattttgtcataatattatttgtgtgaattgtaatgtgtgtgtgtgtattataaatataatataactttatataatttaatatttagaaaatacaGAGAGTTTGTTACATGTGTGTATATTGTTAGAAAAACAAATGATGTTTCAaatatttgattggttaagtagacacttagtatattatttatgtataaatGAATGTGGATATAtgggtcaataattaatacattgCCAATGGAtttagttttgtcatttagtttaaatattttttataaaaacaatgaattttttttttttaaatgacaaataggaaataacaattgaataaaaataaaaatgttgtacaaacttaagaaaataaaatggtcacacCTATCCATATTAATAATGAATAATGACAATTAATAATGAACTATCATGTAACtatttcaaaacatgaaaactcttaaaaggaaattgtaaaacttcatatatttcttttgtctttttttctttttcttttttttaaaaaaaaaacttcatgtatttgcatttttttttttgtcaataattcaataaattcaaattctatttttattaaattatcatttgtaaggacacgattcgtaacaaCCCGTAACGGTGCTGGGTacgtacgtaaaaaggcccaaacaatatgatttgtagagcgtgggtgtaaagaactaggttaactagGCTATATTAAACAGATTCGCTCTCACGTATATCAAAAGTCTAAAGTTGGTACAACGATCGTTCTCTTTGGTGATCTCTacagttctttttctctttttttttactcttcttcttttgtctgTGCTTTTCTTTATGTTCTGATCCCCCCTTTTGcatgctcttcttttagtttatatactcccctttgtgttccatcctcaccgcacacgtgtaggttgggtccggaggatttctttctgtcccatctagcacctcctggaacttcctatgagcagctgtaaggctgcttccttactgttcaggtatcacctccacattaatgcggccagagagttggttgagaggtcattaatgcggaggcagctgtaattatagatatttgtttgccttatctctttcatccttggtcggttattctatcttttgtggtgacctaattctgaggtctggttgcAATAAGACCGCGTCCTGGTCGTCCTcagacgcatactgccgaggagtatggtgtcctcggacaGATACAGAACTCTACCCTTGTGATATTGATTACCATCCCCTTCATTAACTACTttatgacctgacttggcctcctcagacggatatgcatcctcggatgggccacaggcgcAACAACCCTGAATTTtatgggcctattgatcgaacggtccccacatcattaatttatgtttcttaatgacaatcctttaaaaaaaaaatagagccaCCACTGAATAAAAGGGATATGAATATCCTATGGTGTTTATTGAATAAATGGATATATAAAAAAGCCACTTcttattgtatttattttttaaatgagtaaAATACTTTATTTACAAGAGAAAATGTAAAGCTATATATACAGGAAAAACATACTTCACTTCTAATAACAGATTCAAAACAAGAGGGACAGCTACCCAAATCAGAAGAGCCAAAAACATTACACTTAAGAAACCATTTAGCTAAAGTATGAGCTACTACATTAGCTAAATTCTTAGCATCATCATTTCATTGTTACAATGtagtttaagtttttaactaTATGAGCTTGTGGTGTATTTCAATTAATAGTTTAGtaataatgactttttttttttttttggtagtactCCATATTTGTGACTTGAATTCACGTCCCTCTCCCCTACTAAATACCTATATTAACATGTGtgatccaaaaaattaaataaacattcCTACATCAGGAGCACTCCATATGGCTGAGTGGAAATAGTGGACTCAATTAATAGCTTGGACAAAGGGCCAACGGCCAATAATCTTGCGTAAGCCAATACGTTTTTCCTGCTTCTTTATCTAATTATAAAAACTGTATAACACATGGATCGTAGATCTCTAATGGGTCAACCTCATTAATATCCTGGTCAGCTTCCTCAACAAGACAAAACTTGCTGACCAAAAAATGAAGATGATTGGAAGAAATTTCTCATATGAACTCTATAAATTAAGGCTTTTCAGTCTAAAAGAAAGccaactgagagagagagagagagagagagaatggaggAGAAGCAAGGTGAAGTTGTCTTGTTTGGAACATGGGCCAGTAATCCCTGCACTAGAGTTGAGCTAGCCCTCAAACTAAAAGGCATACCCTATAAGTATGTGGAGGAagatttgaaaaacaaaagtgaGTTGCTCCTTCGCCACAATCCAGTCTACAAGAAAGTACCTGTACTTGTTCACAATGGGAAATCCATTGCTGAGTCACTAATTATTCTTGAATACATAGAAGAGTGCTGGAATACCACCCCAAAACTATTGCCTGAGGATCCTCACCAAAGGGCAAAAGTCCGTTTTTGGGCCAACTATTACGATCAAAAGGtgggttttttctctctctcacacaaaatTTCGATGCTATAgtggtttgttttttttttttcccctgttttTTTGAGGATAGACGGCAGATGAGATGCTATAGTGTATTGAACACTAATAAAAGCATTTTGGTGTCGTCAGGTTGTGCCAATCTTCCACAGGGCCAAAGgcaaggaagaaagagagaaagccATTGAAGACTTGA
This genomic stretch from Quercus lobata isolate SW786 chromosome 3, ValleyOak3.0 Primary Assembly, whole genome shotgun sequence harbors:
- the LOC115982044 gene encoding glutathione S-transferase U10-like, producing MEEKQGEVVLFGTWASNPCTRVELALKLKGIPYKYVEEDLKNKSELLLRHNPVYKKVPVLVHNGKSIAESLIILEYIEECWNTTPKLLPEDPHQRAKVRFWANYYDQKVVPIFHRAKGKEEREKAIEDLSQVLKVFEEGIEKDFPGQNPFFNGESLGYLGISIGSHGCNYKAVHEAMDAVLLSEKNPKFLSWVHALMNCPLMEETLPPHDKLVAGIRVWLNSTQA